In the Verrucomicrobiia bacterium genome, one interval contains:
- a CDS encoding response regulator, whose product MESKKKILLVEDDTALASVYKSRLELEGFAVSVVHNGEDALSTAVAFHPDLVVLDAMMPKIGGFDVLDILRNTPETANIKIIMLTALSQPKDKERAEALGVDDYLVKSQVVIGDVVARIKHHLGLN is encoded by the coding sequence ATGGAATCCAAAAAGAAAATTCTCCTTGTTGAAGACGATACCGCACTTGCCAGCGTCTATAAATCGCGGCTTGAGCTCGAAGGCTTTGCCGTCAGTGTGGTGCATAACGGCGAAGATGCCCTGTCGACGGCTGTTGCCTTTCACCCGGATCTTGTGGTGCTCGACGCCATGATGCCTAAAATCGGCGGTTTTGATGTTTTGGACATTCTTCGTAATACCCCAGAAACCGCTAACATCAAGATCATTATGCTTACCGCCTTAAGTCAACCAAAAGATAAAGAACGCGCCGAAGCGCTTGGGGTTGATGATTACCTCGTGAAATCGCAGGTTGTGATTGGCGATGTAGTAGCACGTATAAAGCATCATCTCGGGCTAAACTAA
- a CDS encoding S41 family peptidase yields the protein MTNTSSEKHSSQKRGISYGLLAVIVALTLIIGFIAGTRSHQLASIFPFLKQQSLDLSSIQETYNQLQRNYDGKLDVQKLLDGANRGLAEAAGDPYTTFLTADEAAEFTQELEGTFSGVGAELGRRDDKLTIISTLDNSPARRAGLRANDVIVRINDEPATGFSVDKAVGKIRGEKGTTVKITILREGEQEVKDFTITRDVITDPSVKSEIKDGIGIMRISRFGDQDTVILARSIAQEFKDRGVKGVVVDVRGNGGGYVDTAQGIASLWLDSQPVVIEKGKNVPEQTITSGANPILKGIPTVVLIDGGSASASEILAGALKDHRAAKLAGTVSFGKGSVQKIIAMPHGGQLKVTVAKWFTPLGKNIDKEGIAPDFEVKLSEEDINKGRDPQRDWAIRELKR from the coding sequence ATGACAAACACTTCTTCTGAAAAACACTCTAGTCAAAAGCGCGGTATTTCTTATGGGCTTCTTGCGGTAATCGTAGCCCTAACCTTAATTATAGGGTTTATTGCTGGGACTCGCAGCCACCAGCTTGCCTCAATATTCCCATTTTTGAAACAACAATCGCTCGATCTTTCTTCGATTCAAGAAACCTACAATCAGCTGCAGCGTAACTACGATGGCAAGCTCGATGTGCAAAAGCTGTTGGATGGCGCTAATCGTGGCCTGGCCGAAGCAGCTGGCGACCCATACACCACCTTTTTAACCGCCGATGAAGCAGCCGAGTTCACCCAAGAACTCGAAGGTACTTTTAGCGGCGTTGGTGCTGAGCTTGGTCGCCGAGACGACAAGCTTACTATCATTTCCACTCTCGATAACAGTCCTGCCCGGCGCGCTGGCTTACGAGCTAACGACGTGATTGTGCGCATTAATGACGAACCGGCAACCGGCTTTTCGGTAGATAAAGCAGTCGGCAAAATCAGGGGGGAAAAGGGGACAACGGTAAAAATTACCATTTTACGCGAAGGCGAACAAGAAGTAAAAGATTTCACCATTACCCGCGACGTTATCACCGATCCAAGTGTCAAATCTGAAATTAAAGACGGTATTGGTATTATGCGTATTTCGCGCTTTGGCGACCAAGACACGGTAATTCTGGCGCGATCAATTGCCCAAGAATTTAAAGACCGCGGCGTTAAGGGAGTGGTGGTTGACGTCCGTGGTAACGGTGGCGGCTACGTAGATACCGCTCAGGGTATTGCCAGTTTGTGGCTTGATAGCCAGCCAGTAGTGATTGAAAAAGGTAAAAATGTGCCCGAACAAACCATTACTTCAGGCGCTAACCCTATACTTAAGGGTATACCGACGGTAGTTTTGATTGACGGTGGCAGTGCCAGTGCCAGTGAGATTTTGGCCGGCGCTTTGAAAGATCACCGCGCCGCAAAGCTGGCAGGTACGGTAAGCTTTGGCAAGGGCAGTGTACAGAAGATTATCGCTATGCCCCACGGCGGCCAGTTAAAAGTAACGGTCGCTAAATGGTTCACGCCTCTCGGTAAAAATATCGATAAAGAAGGTATAGCGCCAGATTTTGAGGTCAAGCTGAGCGAAGAAGACATCAATAAGGGCCGTGACCCGCAGCGTGACTGGGCCATCCGAGAGCTAAAACGATAA
- a CDS encoding CHAP domain-containing protein, with translation MKMSTTTPFKKFVSRARYYALALLMAVSLPASFGALPVSANAADRIRDQIEAAEREVKQFEAQIERLQGQANTLQNALAKLAAEKAAIQAKVDANEAKRSGLITEIAETEANIKRNQAVLGETVASLYLDDGLSPLEMLASSKSIGDYIDKQEYRTAIREQLQVSINEIKELRRKLNEQKVAVEKILAEQKGQRDQIAAKEAERQRLLRETRGQEANYSRMAGERRREINQMAQELNALYAQAAARWRGGYITVGGGGGYKYAGQGLTIGNCPGDCVDEFRLYRGQCTSYVAWRLASEGYKVYTFDGRGDATQWPDTATSYWASLYGEVNAAKVRNYPRAGFAAVDQNIAPPYGHVMYVEAVNGDGTITIAEYNYQSPDTFSKRKISPAGLVFLEFARQ, from the coding sequence ATGAAAATGTCTACCACCACACCATTTAAAAAGTTCGTCTCTCGTGCCCGATACTACGCGCTGGCCCTGCTAATGGCAGTGTCGCTGCCGGCTTCTTTTGGTGCTTTGCCTGTTTCGGCCAATGCTGCCGATCGTATTCGCGATCAAATTGAGGCAGCCGAGCGGGAAGTAAAGCAATTTGAAGCCCAAATCGAACGTTTACAGGGGCAGGCCAATACACTACAGAATGCCCTGGCTAAATTAGCCGCCGAAAAAGCAGCCATACAGGCAAAAGTAGACGCCAATGAGGCAAAACGCAGCGGTTTAATTACTGAAATTGCCGAAACAGAAGCAAATATTAAGCGCAATCAGGCAGTGCTGGGTGAAACCGTGGCTAGCTTGTATCTTGATGATGGGTTAAGTCCGCTAGAAATGCTGGCTAGTAGTAAAAGCATCGGTGACTACATCGATAAACAGGAATACCGCACGGCGATTCGCGAACAGCTGCAAGTGTCAATCAATGAAATCAAAGAATTACGCCGTAAGCTGAACGAACAAAAAGTAGCGGTTGAGAAAATCTTAGCTGAACAAAAGGGTCAAAGAGATCAAATCGCGGCTAAAGAAGCCGAACGCCAGCGATTGCTTCGTGAAACCCGTGGTCAAGAAGCGAATTACAGCCGCATGGCGGGCGAACGTCGCCGCGAAATCAATCAAATGGCTCAAGAGCTGAACGCCCTCTATGCTCAAGCCGCTGCTCGGTGGCGCGGCGGATACATTACTGTTGGCGGCGGCGGTGGGTACAAATATGCCGGCCAGGGGCTAACCATAGGTAATTGCCCTGGCGATTGTGTTGACGAGTTCCGTCTTTATCGTGGCCAGTGTACCAGCTACGTCGCTTGGCGCCTTGCTAGCGAAGGCTATAAAGTATATACCTTCGACGGTCGTGGGGATGCCACCCAATGGCCTGACACAGCTACATCTTACTGGGCTTCATTGTACGGCGAGGTAAACGCAGCCAAGGTACGAAACTACCCGCGCGCTGGGTTTGCGGCGGTCGATCAAAACATTGCCCCGCCATACGGCCACGTTATGTATGTGGAAGCCGTAAATGGTGATGGTACGATCACGATTGCAGAATACAATTATCAAAGCCCGGACACCTTTTCAAAAAGAAAAATTAGCCCTGCTGGCTTAGTCTTTCTTGAATTCGCCCGTCAATAA
- a CDS encoding permease-like cell division protein FtsX gives MNRSHDARATLRQNKQLRRRWLTFVRMCRYGVNNFSRNAWLTVAATAVMTITLLIVFSTFVARNVLISTVDDLRNKVDVSIYLKNTITPGDVAILTNKLKASPNVNGVRYVSAEEAKQIYAEQNSTDPEQLQVIAELPNNPFPASLRVSVKDLNNMKAIEEIVTNDTDFKNFLEPTRKPSFAGERKEAIENIGQGIEFAQRAGVIASVIFMIISILIIFNTIRMAIFNRKEEIQMMKLIGADRNFIRGPFLVEAMMYGFFAAVIATFIGWLALRALQGPLSNYGIIIQPTLEFVTIMSPVILAGMIVVGAIIGIISSLFAVHRYLKV, from the coding sequence ATGAACCGTTCACACGATGCCCGGGCCACACTTCGGCAAAACAAACAGCTGCGTCGCCGTTGGCTAACGTTTGTGCGCATGTGCCGCTATGGGGTTAATAACTTCTCGAGGAACGCTTGGCTAACCGTTGCCGCAACCGCCGTCATGACGATTACGCTGCTGATTGTATTTTCAACCTTCGTTGCCCGTAACGTACTTATTAGCACGGTGGATGACCTTCGTAATAAAGTCGATGTGTCAATTTACCTTAAAAATACCATTACCCCTGGCGACGTGGCGATTTTAACCAACAAATTAAAAGCCTCACCGAATGTTAACGGCGTACGCTACGTAAGCGCCGAAGAAGCCAAACAAATTTATGCCGAGCAAAATAGCACCGACCCAGAGCAACTACAAGTGATCGCCGAACTGCCAAACAACCCATTTCCGGCGAGTTTACGGGTTAGCGTAAAAGACTTAAACAATATGAAGGCGATTGAAGAAATCGTCACCAACGACACTGATTTCAAGAACTTTTTAGAGCCAACCCGCAAGCCGTCTTTTGCCGGCGAGCGCAAAGAAGCCATCGAAAATATAGGCCAGGGGATAGAATTTGCGCAGCGCGCCGGGGTTATTGCTAGTGTCATATTTATGATTATTTCTATTTTAATTATTTTTAACACTATCCGCATGGCAATTTTCAACCGCAAAGAAGAAATACAGATGATGAAGCTGATTGGGGCGGATCGCAATTTTATCCGCGGGCCTTTTCTGGTCGAAGCGATGATGTATGGCTTTTTCGCGGCGGTAATCGCTACCTTTATTGGTTGGCTGGCGCTTCGTGCGCTACAAGGACCATTATCAAATTACGGCATTATCATTCAGCCTACCCTTGAATTTGTCACTATCATGAGCCCAGTTATTTTGGCTGGTATGATCGTAGTTGGCGCTATAATAGGCATAATATCCTCGCTGTTTGCGGTGCACCGCTACCTAAAAGTTTAG
- the ftsE gene encoding cell division ATP-binding protein FtsE encodes MILLDRVTKIYGKDTKPAINRVSLHIEPKEFVILVGTSGAGKSTLLKLLTREEKPTSGKIVVGGIDYDTLKDRQIPLLRRKIGVVFQDFKLLPQRTVFENVAFALEIAGMTNREIKNTVPKVIDLVGLTGKEKKFPHELSGGERQRVAIARAVVRQPKILIADEPTGNLDPRHSWDIVRLLEKINRYGTTVLLTTHNVEIVNKLKRRVITIDHGKVTSDQVQGSYRQ; translated from the coding sequence ATGATTCTGTTAGATCGGGTTACAAAAATCTACGGGAAGGATACCAAACCGGCCATAAACCGGGTGAGTCTTCATATAGAACCCAAAGAATTCGTCATTTTAGTTGGTACCAGCGGGGCAGGGAAGTCAACTTTATTGAAATTATTGACCCGCGAAGAAAAGCCCACCAGCGGTAAAATTGTCGTTGGCGGCATCGATTACGACACCCTCAAAGATCGCCAAATCCCGCTGTTGCGGCGCAAAATTGGGGTGGTGTTTCAAGATTTTAAGCTTTTACCCCAGCGCACTGTGTTTGAAAATGTGGCCTTTGCGCTTGAAATCGCGGGTATGACCAATCGCGAGATCAAGAATACCGTCCCAAAAGTTATTGACCTTGTGGGGCTGACCGGCAAGGAGAAAAAGTTTCCTCACGAACTTTCGGGCGGTGAACGGCAGCGGGTGGCAATTGCCCGGGCAGTGGTACGGCAGCCTAAAATCCTGATTGCCGACGAGCCCACCGGTAACCTTGACCCACGTCACAGTTGGGATATTGTGCGGCTGCTCGAGAAAATTAACCGTTATGGCACGACCGTACTGCTTACTACGCACAACGTTGAAATTGTAAATAAATTAAAACGCCGAGTGATTACTATTGATCATGGTAAAGTCACCTCTGATCAAGTGCAGGGGAGCTACCGACAATGA
- the prfB gene encoding peptide chain release factor 2 — protein MQPLLKRSKELTEAIERAYVQLAIDAQLHEQQALEQELSEPSVWNNPQLAQAKSKRLAASKAITDPWITLKAQASDIAELMALGDESMLPEFEEQMAAMETEFAALKKQLLFKGPYDDHNAIVRITAGAGGTDAQDWAQMLERMYLRWAEKNSMTTSIIERSAGEEAGVKTSVIEITGPYAYGKLQGEHGVHRLVRLSPFNADNLRQTSFALVEVLPQIETPDEVQLDDKNLKIDVFRAGGHGGQSVNTTDSAVRVTHLPTGITISIQNERSQLQNKETALKMLRSKLAQLQIEQHQETLQDLKGPSKSAEWGSQIRNYVLHPYTLVKDTRTGFEVRDAQKVLDGGINEFIDSFLDAKAEAATNR, from the coding sequence ATGCAGCCTTTATTGAAACGCAGTAAAGAGTTAACGGAAGCCATAGAACGAGCCTATGTGCAATTGGCAATCGACGCTCAGCTGCATGAACAACAGGCTCTCGAGCAAGAACTCAGCGAGCCGAGCGTTTGGAACAACCCCCAACTTGCGCAGGCTAAAAGTAAGCGCCTCGCCGCCAGCAAAGCCATCACTGATCCCTGGATCACCTTAAAAGCACAAGCTTCAGATATCGCTGAACTTATGGCGCTGGGCGATGAATCGATGCTACCAGAATTTGAAGAGCAAATGGCGGCTATGGAAACCGAATTTGCGGCTTTAAAAAAACAACTCCTTTTTAAAGGCCCCTACGACGACCACAATGCAATTGTGCGTATTACCGCTGGAGCCGGTGGTACCGATGCGCAGGATTGGGCGCAGATGCTCGAAAGAATGTATCTGCGGTGGGCCGAAAAAAACAGCATGACCACCAGCATCATCGAGCGTTCAGCTGGCGAAGAAGCCGGGGTGAAAACCAGTGTTATCGAAATTACCGGCCCTTATGCTTATGGTAAGTTGCAAGGGGAACATGGGGTGCATCGGCTGGTACGTTTGAGTCCGTTTAATGCCGATAATCTTCGCCAAACCAGCTTTGCGCTAGTAGAAGTTTTGCCGCAAATCGAGACGCCCGATGAAGTGCAGCTCGACGACAAAAACCTTAAAATCGATGTCTTCCGCGCTGGTGGCCACGGCGGTCAAAGTGTGAACACCACCGATTCCGCCGTTCGGGTGACGCACCTGCCAACTGGTATTACAATTAGTATACAAAACGAGCGTTCACAGCTACAAAATAAAGAAACAGCTCTTAAAATGCTCCGTTCAAAATTAGCACAACTACAAATCGAGCAGCACCAAGAGACGCTCCAAGACCTAAAAGGGCCAAGCAAATCGGCCGAATGGGGAAGCCAGATTAGAAATTACGTACTGCACCCGTACACGCTGGTAAAAGATACGCGTACCGGTTTTGAAGTACGCGACGCCCAAAAAGTACTTGATGGCGGTATTAATGAATTCATCGATAGCTTTCTTGATGCCAAAGCCGAAGCCGCTACAAATAGGTAA
- the murD gene encoding UDP-N-acetylmuramoyl-L-alanine--D-glutamate ligase codes for MKIALLGYGIEGKSAHRYLAVQYPQAEFTVYAAPIERPSYLPETVNYIGGRTDFLDIPADLVIRTPSIAPHRITSSGEITSVTKLFFADCPAHIIGVTGSKGKGTTASFIASILRVAGKKVHLVGNIGLGALDVLPTITADDIVVYELSSFQLWDIEASPQTAVVLTIEADHLDVHRDMNDYVQAKARIARFQTSEDRVIFYAPNTYARQIAAQSAAIKFGYPSADGFYIRDGYFYHKAQQICATTAVRLPGEHNLENALAAIIAAWPWVDEGEVIAKGLTSFHGLPHRLAFVAEKQGVKYYDDSIATTPGSSIAAIRAFAAPKVLILGGATKGADFKPLAEELQRHNIRKVLLVGAEAETIARALQNAAFTEYELIGNKTMPEIAQKADQAAQPGDVVLLSPACSSLDMFQSYQDRGDQFIEAVRALPN; via the coding sequence ATGAAAATAGCCCTGCTTGGTTACGGTATTGAAGGGAAAAGCGCTCACCGCTACTTAGCGGTTCAGTATCCGCAGGCCGAATTTACAGTCTATGCCGCGCCCATCGAACGGCCAAGCTACTTGCCCGAAACGGTGAATTATATAGGCGGGCGGACAGATTTTTTGGACATTCCCGCCGATCTGGTTATCCGGACGCCGTCGATTGCACCACACCGCATTACGTCTAGCGGCGAAATTACTTCGGTGACTAAGCTCTTCTTTGCCGATTGTCCGGCGCATATTATTGGCGTAACCGGCAGCAAAGGTAAGGGGACGACCGCCAGTTTTATAGCGAGCATCCTGCGGGTAGCTGGCAAAAAAGTCCACTTAGTTGGCAATATTGGCCTCGGTGCGCTCGATGTGTTGCCAACTATTACTGCCGATGACATTGTGGTCTATGAACTAAGCAGTTTTCAGCTGTGGGATATCGAAGCCTCACCTCAAACTGCTGTGGTGCTTACCATTGAAGCCGATCACCTTGACGTGCACCGCGACATGAACGATTACGTCCAGGCTAAGGCGCGTATTGCGCGATTTCAAACCAGCGAAGACCGGGTTATTTTTTACGCCCCTAATACGTATGCTCGGCAAATCGCGGCGCAATCTGCCGCAATAAAATTTGGTTATCCCAGCGCGGACGGGTTTTATATACGTGATGGTTATTTCTACCATAAAGCCCAACAAATCTGCGCCACAACAGCGGTGAGATTGCCTGGCGAACATAACCTTGAAAACGCGCTGGCAGCAATTATTGCCGCCTGGCCATGGGTGGATGAGGGCGAGGTGATCGCCAAAGGCCTCACCAGTTTTCACGGTTTGCCGCACCGCCTGGCGTTTGTGGCCGAAAAACAAGGAGTAAAGTACTACGACGACAGTATTGCCACCACGCCTGGTTCGTCGATTGCCGCGATCCGGGCTTTTGCTGCACCTAAAGTACTTATCCTTGGGGGCGCTACGAAAGGGGCCGATTTTAAGCCTTTAGCCGAAGAGCTACAACGTCACAATATCCGCAAAGTACTGCTGGTCGGAGCGGAAGCCGAAACTATTGCCCGAGCGCTCCAGAACGCCGCCTTTACAGAATATGAACTCATTGGTAACAAAACTATGCCCGAAATTGCTCAAAAAGCCGACCAAGCCGCCCAGCCAGGCGACGTGGTGCTCCTTAGTCCAGCCTGTTCGAGCCTCGACATGTTTCAAAGCTATCAAGATCGCGGCGATCAATTTATTGAGGCGGTAAGGGCGCTCCCCAACTAG
- a CDS encoding pitrilysin family protein: MKHTVTEVKLKTGAKGLLIDVPGATVMSFQFQFRAGNRFTRSKDIYETAHIMEHMAFGANARFKDEHAYEAEFTKNGAYHNAYTSDYSMVYVSDCADFEWDRILDLQQLAIAEPRFSEDDLKSETGNVRSELTGYLNNHNRVLWPRMQQLLGEDVLTYQQRLKTIANVTLADVREHYARTHTSENLRFVIAGKLQGRKKRLMEMLESWQLQEGQRLDIPVDTLHAVEKPLLIKRKESPNLTFGWSMNLPRRLSNKEADAMACADHILTGTLYSRIYGKARKKGLVYSIFSDTSVYEHTSSWDFGAQVNLDTAEGLMDVIVSEVKNLLDGKLTEEEIAAAKQYALGRHQMGAQTVGQINGWYANRFFFDDTFDSYDSRPRAINAITKDTIVRVAQEFVNQNCWLLGGIGSADDALLERLHQKLTPIFK; the protein is encoded by the coding sequence TTGAAGCATACTGTTACAGAAGTAAAGCTTAAGACGGGTGCCAAAGGGTTGCTGATTGATGTGCCCGGCGCCACTGTCATGAGCTTTCAATTCCAGTTCCGGGCGGGCAATCGGTTTACCCGCAGCAAAGATATTTATGAAACCGCTCATATTATGGAGCACATGGCTTTTGGCGCCAATGCACGCTTTAAAGACGAACACGCCTACGAAGCCGAATTCACCAAAAACGGCGCCTATCACAATGCCTACACCAGCGATTACAGCATGGTGTATGTGAGTGATTGCGCCGATTTTGAGTGGGACCGCATTCTTGACTTGCAGCAGTTAGCAATTGCCGAGCCGCGCTTTAGCGAAGACGACTTAAAGTCCGAAACCGGCAATGTTCGCAGCGAGCTAACCGGCTATCTCAATAATCACAATCGGGTGCTTTGGCCGCGCATGCAACAACTGTTGGGTGAAGACGTTTTGACCTATCAGCAGCGCCTAAAAACCATCGCTAATGTTACGCTTGCCGACGTACGCGAACATTATGCCCGCACCCATACCAGCGAAAATCTCCGTTTTGTAATTGCCGGCAAACTGCAAGGCCGCAAAAAGCGCCTGATGGAAATGCTTGAATCATGGCAGCTCCAAGAAGGACAGCGCCTCGATATCCCCGTAGATACGCTCCATGCCGTTGAAAAGCCGCTACTTATTAAGCGTAAAGAATCGCCCAACCTGACCTTTGGCTGGTCGATGAATCTGCCACGTCGCCTTAGTAACAAAGAGGCCGATGCGATGGCCTGCGCCGACCATATTCTTACTGGAACATTGTATTCACGGATTTATGGTAAAGCACGCAAGAAGGGCTTGGTTTATAGTATCTTTTCGGATACATCGGTCTATGAGCACACTAGTTCATGGGATTTTGGGGCGCAGGTTAATCTTGATACCGCCGAGGGCTTGATGGATGTCATAGTTAGCGAAGTAAAGAATTTGCTCGACGGCAAATTGACCGAAGAAGAAATTGCCGCAGCGAAACAATACGCCCTCGGTCGCCATCAAATGGGCGCGCAAACTGTCGGGCAAATTAACGGCTGGTACGCCAACCGCTTTTTCTTTGATGACACCTTCGACAGCTATGATAGTCGCCCGCGGGCCATTAATGCCATCACCAAAGATACTATTGTGCGAGTGGCGCAGGAATTCGTGAATCAGAACTGCTGGCTACTCGGCGGCATTGGCAGCGCAGATGACGCCCTACTTGAACGCCTACACCAAAAGTTAACGCCAATCTTTAAGTAA
- the secA gene encoding preprotein translocase subunit SecA, translated as MKKALTKVFGDPQARTLKRLKKQVAAINNLADKYKAMKETELRKQTAILKERLEKGEKLDKILPDAFALVREAADRKLGMRHYDVQLIGGIALHEGNVAEMKTGEGKTLVATLPTYLNALTGKGVHVVSVNDYLVQRDAGWMGKLYDFLGLSTAVIINDASFIYDPSFDNDAHDDPRMRKLRPVTRKEAYAADITYGTNNEFGFDYLRDNMVNDADLLRQRDLHYAIVDEVDSILIDEARTPLIISAPAAESPESYKQFAKIADKLDPATDYVVDEKRRAVSLTESGVEKVEKMLGIKNLYSPDAVRAVYHMDQALRAQALFKRDKDYVVSTDKEVIIVDEFTGRLMQGRRYNEGLHQAIEAKENVPVLQENMTLATISFQNYFRLYEKLAGMTGTAFTEAEEFQQVYGLDVIQIPSNKPVIRDDRTDLIFRTEKAKITAIAKAVKEFQEIGRPVLIGTASIAKNELISRELIKAGVKHELLNAKNNEREAAIVAGAGQKGAVTLATNIAGRGTDIILGEGVRELGGLVVIGSERHESRRIDNQLRGRGGRQGDPGMSQFYVSTEDDLMRIFQGDRVAALMTRLGVDDDTPIQNKAISKTLESAQKRVEGFNYDARKNVVQYDNVINRHRRVVYTMRRNILLGENIKPEIEKLITAALQDLLRNPIKNNPKLIQELTTIFPLDEKQVKDFGAEKKDKLRLEKAKKAVAEFYKSKEAEVGEEGMRAVEREVYIQVLDTLWMQHLENMQHLREGIHWRSMGQRDPLVEYRQESQKLFEALQGTLRDEVLRAVMHVRKSDVKLQDDEYGTELTRAAQSAVIKGVNEVASGEKEVNFTVKKASTEQKTKKVKAKKRKAERQNRKKSR; from the coding sequence ATGAAAAAAGCGCTCACCAAAGTGTTTGGCGACCCGCAAGCGCGCACACTCAAGCGACTGAAAAAACAGGTAGCTGCAATCAATAATCTTGCTGATAAGTATAAAGCAATGAAGGAAACCGAACTGCGCAAGCAGACGGCGATACTGAAAGAACGTCTTGAAAAGGGGGAGAAGCTTGATAAAATCTTGCCCGATGCTTTTGCACTAGTGCGTGAAGCGGCCGATCGCAAGCTTGGCATGCGCCACTACGATGTACAGCTGATTGGTGGTATTGCCCTGCACGAAGGCAACGTGGCCGAAATGAAAACCGGTGAAGGAAAAACGCTTGTCGCCACCTTACCGACTTACCTCAACGCCCTGACTGGTAAGGGTGTGCACGTAGTGAGCGTTAACGATTACCTGGTGCAGCGTGATGCCGGTTGGATGGGTAAGCTGTACGATTTCTTAGGCCTTTCGACCGCTGTTATTATTAACGATGCTTCGTTTATTTATGACCCGAGCTTCGACAATGACGCTCATGACGACCCCCGCATGCGCAAACTACGCCCAGTCACTCGTAAAGAAGCTTACGCCGCCGATATTACATACGGAACCAACAACGAATTTGGCTTCGACTACCTGCGCGACAACATGGTTAATGATGCCGATCTTTTGCGCCAGCGCGATTTGCACTACGCGATTGTTGACGAAGTAGACTCGATTTTAATCGATGAAGCCCGGACGCCATTAATCATTTCAGCACCGGCAGCCGAAAGTCCTGAGTCGTATAAGCAGTTTGCCAAAATTGCCGATAAACTCGATCCAGCCACTGATTACGTGGTTGATGAAAAGCGCCGCGCTGTTTCTTTAACCGAATCTGGCGTTGAAAAAGTCGAAAAAATGTTGGGTATAAAAAACTTATACAGTCCCGACGCAGTGCGCGCTGTGTACCACATGGACCAGGCACTTCGAGCCCAGGCACTGTTTAAACGCGACAAAGATTACGTGGTCAGTACCGACAAAGAGGTGATTATTGTCGATGAATTCACCGGGCGTTTAATGCAAGGCCGTCGCTACAACGAAGGGCTGCACCAGGCGATTGAAGCCAAAGAAAACGTGCCAGTGCTGCAAGAAAATATGACTCTGGCAACGATTTCGTTCCAAAATTACTTCCGTTTATACGAAAAACTCGCCGGTATGACCGGTACCGCCTTTACTGAAGCCGAAGAGTTTCAGCAGGTGTACGGCCTAGATGTAATCCAGATTCCATCGAACAAGCCAGTTATTCGCGACGATCGAACTGACTTGATCTTCCGTACCGAAAAGGCCAAAATAACCGCTATTGCCAAGGCAGTAAAAGAATTCCAGGAGATTGGTCGACCGGTACTGATCGGGACGGCTTCGATTGCCAAAAACGAGCTTATCAGCCGCGAATTAATCAAAGCTGGCGTAAAGCACGAATTACTTAATGCCAAAAATAACGAGCGCGAAGCAGCGATTGTGGCCGGAGCTGGCCAAAAGGGCGCCGTAACACTGGCTACCAACATTGCCGGGCGCGGTACCGATATTATTTTAGGTGAAGGCGTGCGTGAGCTTGGCGGTTTGGTGGTGATTGGTTCTGAACGGCACGAATCGCGCCGAATCGACAACCAGCTGCGAGGTCGCGGTGGCCGTCAGGGCGACCCAGGCATGAGCCAATTCTACGTCAGCACCGAAGACGACTTGATGCGTATTTTCCAGGGCGACCGCGTGGCGGCTTTAATGACCCGTTTGGGCGTTGACGACGACACGCCCATCCAAAACAAGGCGATTAGTAAAACCCTTGAATCAGCTCAAAAACGGGTTGAAGGCTTTAACTACGATGCGCGTAAAAATGTTGTTCAGTACGACAACGTGATCAACCGACATCGCCGAGTAGTCTACACCATGCGGCGCAACATCTTGCTCGGCGAAAATATTAAACCCGAGATCGAAAAGTTAATAACTGCAGCGCTTCAAGATCTGCTGCGAAATCCAATCAAGAATAATCCAAAACTCATACAAGAACTTACGACTATCTTCCCGCTCGACGAAAAGCAGGTCAAAGATTTTGGCGCCGAAAAGAAGGACAAGCTCCGCCTCGAAAAAGCCAAAAAAGCCGTTGCAGAGTTTTATAAGTCAAAAGAAGCCGAAGTTGGCGAAGAAGGCATGCGGGCCGTTGAACGCGAAGTCTATATTCAGGTGCTTGATACGCTCTGGATGCAACACCTCGAGAATATGCAGCACCTTCGTGAAGGCATTCACTGGCGCAGCATGGGGCAGCGTGATCCGCTGGTTGAATATCGCCAAGAATCGCAAAAACTGTTCGAAGCCCTACAAGGCACTTTGCGCGATGAAGTGCTACGGGCAGTTATGCATGTCCGAAAGAGCGACGTTAAATTACAAGACGACGAATACGGCACCGAGCTAACCCGCGCCGCGCAATCGGCGGTTATAAAAGGCGTTAACGAAGTTGCCTCCGGTGAAAAAGAAGTGAACTTTACGGTCAAAAAAGCTTCAACCGAGCAAAAAACGAAAAAGGTCAAAGCTAAAAAACGCAAAGCCGAGCGGCAAAATCGCAAAAAAAGTCGGTAA